One window of Biomphalaria glabrata chromosome 6, xgBioGlab47.1, whole genome shotgun sequence genomic DNA carries:
- the LOC106056456 gene encoding uncharacterized protein LOC106056456, which produces MVKRTLSDGELFAQSKNRHESNHLKLKLDEIKTQEIQSNEIIRLEKHKWREFLRTNSRNSGRSSALMNHDSEVVDAESSRNRCDPQTVEKYQRQWVVTYHNHSHNKVYKEIEQAGASVQRSLKSPRATVSVSGSSSPNGEVPSLSKHVTAVMGVKRVRNNWESKRPKTSGADYRHVEITDLKQNNEKPNSIAPWLRKDDQSVKLAQGIPTSKRDSYVDQINPSSPQELNSDKLFQSVTSIQAITRSRNAWMCSICGKEKVLEGLGDKFAHTVLVYKGLNKILNNLQLKSTSALQEDPETISEVPKEKKASSRCLCHAKKTSITEKPDKRLSQTTSTLTYPPTQDGSLKSPRFSTSSLQSQQSRRSSKSKNSFSGAGSSSDISSRVNDETKIKKASLSSCNHDKRPLHASTMLVDYVAALTVDIPTNEVNDNQVDYRDNGVSNTDIEPDNTEPNIRSNRSHLHDKDESNADDSNSNGLRESKQDDKTNEAETNLTNNVLLPSGLATNLNDNKNLDFKCNNTASKTPQSNASETILTKDILSNCMKSESSTENYQGYSFSKANKTTRINLETEVGKPEDTITIDLKAGELFFQRAAETIKAKLTERRSMETLIVSADKRHPRVRKHETLKSPNVDGKTQDNSGGLNKGNNNGVTQKTEINAEKSKNYVIMLEKRDKRSKNNETIVASNHPEHIHMASSPNQNNSSTRDVQVDNLLEQSAYVARNSATVTPHKDNLVEHFPDATTQNHVRDNTGLQLFNDNSTGSASPMEMILPSSARARSAREALRKQTVEFKGIIIKNYIPPQLRYKTAASDKLKRPLSVQWHPTSGAVVTVHEKSDKARLIDLVFPKQARQRQLLQMIENNHRKLPSTATFIADADLRRRIDIFLQSVEPFCRR; this is translated from the coding sequence ATGGTGAAGAGAACGCTTTCAGACGGAGAACTCTTCGCTCAGTCTAAAAATCGCCACGAGTCAAACCACCTAAAGCTGAAGCTGGACGAGATCAAGACTCAGGAGATCCAGTCGAACGAAATTATCAGGCTAGAAAAACATAAGTGGAGAGAATTCCTGCGAACAAATTCCAGAAACTCGGGGAGGAGTTCAGCCCTGATGAACCATGACAGCGAAGTCGTGGACGCAGAAAGCTCCAGAAATAGGTGCGATCCCCAGACCGTGGAAAAGTACCAGCGGCAGTGGGTGGTTACCTACCACAACCACTCGCACAATAAAGTCTACAAAGAGATCGAGCAAGCAGGGGCCAGCGTGCAGAGGTCACTTAAATCACCTCGCGCTACAGTCTCCGTCAGCGGTAGTAGCTCTCCTAACGGCGAGGTACCTAGTTTATCTAAACACGTCACAGCCGTCATGGGAGTTAAGCGAGTGAGAAACAACTGGGAAAGTAAGAGACCGAAAACTTCCGGAGCAGACTACAGACATGTGGAGATCACTGATCTTAAACAGAACAACGAAAAACCAAACTCTATCGCTCCGTGGTTGAGAAAAGACGACCAGAGTGTTAAATTAGCTCAGGGAATTCCCACTTCCAAGAGAGACTCTTACGTTGATCAGATAAACCCAAGTAGTCCTCAAGAACTGAATTCCGACAAATTATTTCAAAGCGTAACTTCAATACAAGCCATTACAAGATCTCGAAACGCTTGGATGTGCTCCATATGTGGGAAAGAAAAAGTCCTAGAAGGCTTGGGGGATAAATTTGCCCACACAGTGCTGGTATATAAAGGcttgaataaaatattaaacaatcTTCAATTAAAGTCAACATCAGCACTGCAGGAAGACCCTGAGACGATTTCGGAAGTGCCCAAAGAAAAGAAAGCCAGTTCTCGATGTTTATGCCACGCTAAGAAAACCAGCATTACAGAAAAGCCTGACAAAAGACTGTCTCAGACGACTTCAACGTTGACGTATCCACCAACCCAAGATGGAAGTTTGAAATCCCCAAGATTCTCAACAAGTTCACTACAGTCGCAGCAAAGCAGACGAAGTTCTAAGAGTAAGAACTCTTTCTCGGGTGCAGGAAGCAGTTCTGACATCTCCAGCCGCGTCAACGATGAAACAAAGATTAAGAAAGCGTCTTTGTCCAGCTGTAACCACGATAAACGACCATTACATGCAAGTACAATGCTTGTTGATTATGTTGCGGCTTTAACCGTCGATATTCCTACCAATGAGGTTAATGACAATCAAGTCGACTACCGAGACAATGGTGTATCGAATACCGATATCGAACCAGATAACACAGAACCAAACATTCGAAGTAATCGAAGTCATCTGCATGACAAAGATGAATCGAACGCAGACGATTCAAATAGCAATGGCTTGAGAGAATCAAAACAAGACGATAAAACCAATGAAGCGGAAACAAACTTgacaaataatgttttactaCCTAGCGGGCTTGCCACAAAtcttaatgataataaaaacTTAGACTTCAAGTGTAATAACACAGCATCTAAAACACCGCAGTCTAATGCATCTGAAACCATTTTGACGAAAGATATCTTAAGCAACTGTATGAAATCAGAATCTTCTACAGAAAATTATCAAGGGTACTCATTCAGCAAAGCGAATAAAACTACTAGAATAAACCTAGAAACCGAAGTCGGAAAACCTGAAGATACAATTACTATTGACTTAAAGGCAGGTGAGCTCTTTTTTCAAAGGGCTGCAGAAACTATTAAAGCCAAATTAACTGAAAGGCGATCAATGGAGACTCTGATTGTCAGTGCTGACAAAAGGCATCCTAGAGTCAGAAAACACGAGACTCTGAAAAGTCCAAATGTCGACGGTAAAACTCAAGATAATAGTGGTGGTTTGAACAAAGGTAACAATAATGGAGTTACCCAAAAGACTGAAATTAACGCAGAGAAATCTAAAAACTATGTCATAATGCTAGAGAAACGAGACAAAAGAAGtaaaaacaacgaaacaatagTGGCAAGCAATCACCCTGAACACATACACATGGCCAGTTCTCCCAACCAGAATAATTCTTCAACACGGGACGTTCAGGTCGATAATCTGCTTGAACAATCTGCCTACGTCGCTAGAAATTCTGCGACAGTTACACCGCACAAAGACAACTTAGTTGAACATTTCCCAGATGCAACTACGCAAAATCATGTCAGAGACAATACTGGTCTTCAACTATTCAATGATAACTCTACAGGTTCTGCTTCCCCAATGGAAATGATTCTACCTTCCAGTGCAAGAGCACGAAGTGCCAGGGAAGCGTTACGGAAACAGACTGTTGAATTCAAAGGGATCATCATAAAGAACTACATCCCACCGCAGCTTCGTTACAAGACGGCGGCCAGCGACAAACTGAAGAGACCACTGAGCGTGCAATGGCACCCCACATCCGGTGCCGTGGTCACGGTACACGAGAAGTCTGACAAAGCCAGACTTATTGATCTCGTTTTTCCTAAACAAGCTCGCCAGAGACAGCTGCTTCAGATGATCGAAAACAATCACCGGAAACTGCCCTCCACAGCCACTTTTATCGCCGACGCTGATCTACGTCGGCgtattgatatatttttacAGTCTGTGGAACCGTTTTGTCGTcgttag